The following coding sequences lie in one Zingiber officinale cultivar Zhangliang chromosome 2B, Zo_v1.1, whole genome shotgun sequence genomic window:
- the LOC122045597 gene encoding uncharacterized GPI-anchored protein At5g19250-like — MGFQISISSFLLLAFLLHLATSDDTSTQLLSGLNKYRGSLNLTSFTDNSNADCLAEQVALAFKGEECSNSTGSSTVPGTETQLPNFPNYLSTCHLNATVTRDGSIMPVCVHGLTPDLVLSNYTETQYNQFLNDSSFVGIGIADEGNWVVVVLTTDTPTGNYAPAADTTSGSTILVATHLYVMLLLLGFALFFIS, encoded by the exons ATGGGCTTCCAGATCTCCATCTCATCCTTCCTCCTCCTCGCGTTCCTGCTTCATCTAGCTACATCTGACG ATACATCTACTCAGCTGTTGTCTGGCCTCAACAAGTACAGGGGTTCCCTCAACTTGACATCATTTACTGATAACAGCAATGCAGATTGCTTGGCTGAACAAGTTGCATTGGCATTCAAGGGAGAAGAGTGTAGCAACTCCACTGGATCATCTACTGTTCCTGGAACAGAGACACAGCTCCCCAACTTCCCTAATTATTTAAGCACCTGCCATCTCAATGCAACAGTCACTAGAGATGGCTCCATAATGCCAGTCTGTGTACACGGCTTAACACCTGACCTCGTGCTGTCAAACTACACTGAGACCCAGTACAATCAGTTCCTGAATGATAGCAGCTTTGTTGGAATTGGGATTGCCGATGAGGGCAATTGGGTGGTTGTTGTTTTGACGACTGATACACCTACAGGAAACTATGCTCCGGCCGCAGATACAACCTCTGGTTCAACTATTTTAGTTGCTACTCATCTTTACGTGATGCTATTGCTTCTTGGTTTTGCATTGTTTTTTATTAGCTAG